Genomic DNA from [Limnothrix rosea] IAM M-220:
AGGGAACGCAGCATTTTCCGCTCCAAAAACGATTACCGAACGGTACGCCCCTCGGCCCTGCGGCAACCTTAGCCCTCATCGGCGATGCGAAACAAATGGATACCCGCTGGATTCGTGGTTGTTATTTCACAAAATATGGCCCTTCGTTAATGTTGGGAGTGGGTGTACCATTACCTGTCCTAGACGAAGCCGTGATTGCCCGCTGTGCTGTACAGGATAAGGAAATTGTGGCACCTGTGATGGATTTCTCGATTCCCCGCCGGGTGCGCCCAACCTTTGGGTTAGTCAGCTATGGACAATTAAAAACAGGGCGCTTAACCATTGATGGTCGTACAGTAAAAGTTGCCCCGGTCACAAGTTTGTATTTATCGGGTCAGGTTGCCCAAACCCTGAAACAGTGGATTGAGGCGGGAGATTTCACGCTTACTGAGGCTGTAGCTCCAATTACTGGCGATCGCCCCTTCTTGGCTCAGGAACAATGGCAACAAAAAATCTAATACTAATTTTGTTGCAAAATCGGTCATCCGGTACAGCATCACTACAATAGTAGAAACGAACTAGACACTAGAGGGCTATTTGTGACCTCATCCCTTGCGATTCCTAGATTCAATCAGTATGATTTGATGAGATTTTTTGTCAAACCCTGGGCAAGGCGGGGAAATTGGGTCACGAAATATTATGACTGACACAGCACCAGACGCGGGTAGTGATCCGATTATTGCGGCATTGCAACGTGCTTATGCCGCATCTTTTGAGTTGGAATTGTCAAAGGGTAGTGAACGCAACCGGGGCATTGTGGCGATCGCCGATGCCATTGAAGCACAAATTCCAGCGATTTTAGAAGCAAATACCCTTGACCTTGAAGCAAGTCGAGAAATGGCTGTTTCGGAGCTTATTCTTGATTGGTTAAAGCTGACACCAGAACGTTTAACAGAAACCGTTGAACTATTACGCCAGCTCGTAGATCTGACCGATCCGCTGCAACGGGTGAGTAATGCACCTTATCAACTGAGTGCCTACCAGAGTTATTACCAGAGGATGCCCCTCGGTGTCATTAGTTTGATCCATGAGGCTTTTCCAGAACTGGGGGCGATCGCCGCTGGACTATGCCTGAAAACCGGTAATAGTCTGATGATTCGTGGGTGTGGCGACGGGAGCAACTCCAATCAGCTGATTTCTCAGATTATGCAAATTGCTCTAGCCGATGCTGGCTTCCCCGCCGGTTGTGTCGAATCCGTGTCCTCTGAGCAGGGTTGCACCGTCCAGAAACTCGTGACCCAAGACCGTTACCTAAATTTGGTCATTCCCTATGGTCGCCCAAGCCTGATCCAACAGGTGGTACAACAGGCCACAGCGCCCGTTCTGCGCACCACCATGGGCAACTGCTATATGTATTTATCTCCCACGGGAGACCATGACCTCGCCCACTGGATTATCACCGATAGTCATCGCTACGAGCCGGATGCGGTTAATGCCGTCGAAAAAGTTTTGATTAGTCCCGACCAAAAGCCCTCCAGCCTTATTGGTTTATTTAAGTCTCTGCAAGATGGAGGGTTTCGCCTCAAGGGGGATACCGAACTTGTTAAGGAATTTCCGGAGCACCTCGACCCCACGCGCGGCACAGAATGGCGGTCTTCCTATCTTGATCGTGTTGTCGCTTTCCGGATAGTGGATGACCTCTCGGCGGCGATCGCCCTCATTAACCGTTCCTCTGGCGGTCATGCAGACTGCATTGTGACAGAATCCTATCAAGAGAGTCGGCAATTTGCGACGGAGATTGATAGCGCTTTAGTCTATGTAAATTCTTCGCCCCGTTTTTCCCGCCATCCCCAAGGCAGTGATTCGGTATTTCTGGGAATGTCCAATCAAAAAGGAAACCATCGCGGTTTAATCGGTTTAGAAAGCTTTACGACAGTGAAGCAAGTTGTCCAAGGAGATGGCAGAATTTAAGGCGATCGCCATTCGTCTTTGGAGCCAATCTTTTGCTTAAGTCTGCTGCTGTTGGTCTGTTTACTAGCCTTTCTCTCGCTACGCCTGTTCTTGCCCAAAATATCCGTACCAGCGATCGCCTCCACCTGAGCTATCCCCCGACTAACCACCAAACCACCGCAGAACAAATCTTTTTCATTGGCTCCGCCCCAAATAACGGCACAGTCACAGTGAACGGACAAAACATTAACCGCAGCCCCCTCGGACATTTTGCCCCTAGTGTGCCCCTCCAAGTCGGCAGCAACGAGTTTACCCTAGAGTTTCGCAACGCCAATGGTCAAACCTCTCAGATCCGCCGTACCATCACCCGCTTAGCGAATACCCCAACCGTTTCCAATAGCCTCGAAAACCTCTATCCTGCCGTCGATATTGCCCGCCAACCGGGAGAATTAATTTGCTTCCAAGCCCAAGCCCCTGAAGCCGCCCAAGTGTCAGTGCGCCTTGCCAACCAAAGCATTCCCCTACAGCCCCAAGCCTCCATTAGTCTCCCGCCCAATTCTGCGGTGCTGACCCTAACGAATGATGCCTTGGTAACGGGCTTTTCTGGTCAACATCAAGGGTGTCATTCCTTTGGGCAAATCGGCAATCTAGGCAAACCGACTTACACCATGACCCTCAATGGCGCAACCAGTACCACCACCAGTGTCGGAACCCTCGAAATACTTGATGCCCAAAATCCTGAGGCGATCGCCGTCACCTCCTTCGCTGGCGTTGCCCGTACCGGCGCGAGCACCAACTTTTCGCGTCTAACGCCCTTGCCCCAAGGAACCCAAGCTAGCGTCACCGGCAAAGAAGGGGAATGGTTGCGTTTAGACTACGGTGCATGGCTTAAAGCCGCCGAAACAACGACTCTCAATACCACTGTGCCGCCTCGCTCAATCATTAGAAGTGTGCGCTCCCAAACCTTTGTCGATAGAACAGACGTGATTTTTCCGCTACAAACCCCTGTTCCCGTCACCGTCCAACAAAGCGACGACACCTTTACCCTCATTTTGCATAACACCACCGCCCAAACGGATACCATTTATCTGTCCCAAAGTCCCGTCATTCGTCGCCTCGACTGGTATCAACCGGAGCCTGATCTGATTCGTTATGATTTTCGTCTCAAGCAAGGGCAGCAATGGGGCTACGAGCTGAATTATGCAGGCACAAATTTAGTTTTATCTTTGCGTCACCCACCGCAACTATCGGCAAATTCTTTGGCTGGTTCCACCATTTGGCTGGATCCCGGACATGGCGGCACAGAGTTCGGCGCAGCAGGCTCTACTGGCTATCCTGAAAAAGCAATTAATCTGGTTATTTCCAACAAAATCAAACAGGCTCTCGAAGCAAAAGGGGCGATGGTTTCCATGAGCCGCACTGAGGATGTCAATGTCTCGTTAGGCGATCGCCAAAAAATGATTCGTGAACAAAAACCCACTGTCGCTCTTTCGATTCATTACAATGCCCTACCTGATGCTGGTGATGCGGAAAATACGGCTGGAATTGGCATGTTTTGGTATAACGCCCATGCCCATGATTTGGCGCAGTTTCTCCATGACGAGCTAGTGCAAAATTTAAACCGTCCATCCTATGGGGTTTTCTGGAATAATCTTGCTTTGACCCGTCCCCATGAGGCTCCCAGCGTTTTGCTCGAACTGGGTTTTATGATTAATCCCACCGAATTTGAATGGATTACCGACCCGGCGGCACAGGATCAACTGGCCGGGGCGATCGCCGACGCTGTAGAAAATTGGCTCATGATAAAGACAAAAAGATAAGAGTGAAGACACGGGGACGCTGGGACAAGGTGAGAGGAAGACGAAAAGAGCATTTGTTTATGAACAAGGCTAGAAAAATTTTCAGCACATTCACCCTTTCTCCCAATCTGATTTCATTGCAAGTGTCCCGTGGCGTAAGCAAAACACTCACCCCTTCCCCGAGTCACCCGCTCTCCGTCTCTATCTAATTTGCGGGTATAACCTCAATTTCCTCACCGACACTGACCTCACGCTTAAGCTGAGCAGTAGAAGATTGGCTCGTGATGAAGACAAAAAGATAAGAGTGAAGACACGGGGATGCTGGGACAAGGTGAGAGGAAGACGAAAAGAGCATTTGTTTATGAACAAGGCTAGAAAAATTTTCAGCACATTCACCCTTTCTCCCAATCTGATTTCATTGCACGTGTCCCGTGGCGTAAGCAAAACACTCACCCCTTCCCCGAGTCACCCGCTCTCCGTCTCTATCTAATTTGCGGGTATAACCTCAATTTCTTCACCGACACTGACCTCACGCTTAAGCTGGGCATAGGAGCGGTTGTAGTCCGTAATTGCTTGCTCCAGATTATTTTGAGCCGTTGTTAATTCAGTTTGAGCAGAAATGACATCGGTTTGAGTGCCGACTCCTGCCCTAAAACGAAGTCTCGCTAGGCGTAAACTTTCATCTGCGAGATCGACAGCAACGGAAGCCGTTTGGATGTTGCGCTCGCTCGCCTCTAGATTAAAATACGCCGTTTCTACCGCAAGGCGAATCTGATCACTGCGATTTAAAAAACGGTTCTCGGCGATCGCCTGATCCACCTCCTCTTGGTCAGCACGGGCATTGGCTGCACCACCATCAAACAAATTCCAACGCACCCTTGCACCAACGGAGAAACCATCAGCAGTATCAAGGTCATCATCGTAAATTTCGAGGAGGTCATAGTTGGCAAAGACACTAACCTGAGGGCGAATATTTGCCAGGGCAATTTCCTTTTGGTAACCATCAATTTCCCGCTGTAGGAGTTGTTGGCGTAGCTCTTCCCGTTGTTGCAGCGCTAATAAAATGCTCTCCTCTAGGGACAGTTCCCAACGTCCTGCAAGGTCGATCTCATCGGCAGCGCGAGGGTCAGCATTACTCGGTAAATTTAACAGTTGTGCCAGTTGGCGGCGGACAGTGTTTTGGCTGGCATAGGCGCGGGTCAGTCTTTGCTGGGCATTGGCCACTTCTACCTGGGCACGCAACACATCAAATTTTGTGCCGAGACCTGCTTCCTCTAATTGTTCAGCATCACGCAAACTCCGTGACGCTTCAACCACTGCACTTTCTTCAATGGCAGTTTGGGCACTGGCACTTTGTAGGTCGTAGTAGGTTGTGGTCGCGATTAAACGGGTTTCTTTGGCAATGCGCTCGACATCTAGCTCGGTAATTTTTAATTGGGTACTGGCGGCATCAATTTGCCCGGAGCGCCTGCCCCCTGTGTAAATGTCATAGCTGAGTTCTAAACGGCTATTGAGGGATGTGCTTGCCTCAGACTCGTCATTGCCAATGCGTTCGGCCTGTAGCTCTGCGCCAGCTGTTTCGGAGCGGACTAAATCAGTCTGACTCGTTAAGGTGGGGTATTCGGCGGCGATCGCCTCCCGGAGAGAAAATTTTGCCCGCTCGTAGGTGAGCTGTGCTTCACGCAAATCTTGGTTAGCCGCTAAAGCTCGTTCGACTGTTTCCGCTAATGTCAAATTTAAGATTTCGCTAGCAAGAACCTGTCCTGCTTCCGTTGGTGGGATGAGTAAGTCATCATCAATGGGTGACAGTAGCCGTTGTAATTCTTCGTTGATGCGAAATTCTTCGGGGATTTCACTGACGCTGGGAATGCGACGGGGGGTCTCAGCCATTTGCTCCGGCTCTTCGGGGGCAGCAACCGTTTCGGCTGGTGCTATTTCGCGAGGTAACGTGGGGACTGTGTCCTCTGTTCCTTGGGCAATGAAAGTCACTTCAGTTTCCGGCTGGGGCTGCGCTACGGCAACGGTTTTAGACTCGGCTGTCATTACCTTCTGGGGGGCGATCGCCGGAGAAAATTCACCGAGATGTTTAAAGGTTTCAGGTTGAGTTGTCCGCTCAGGAAGGACTGCAACCTTCGTCATAACGTTAGCGGGCATCAAACTCCCCTCGTTGGGTAACGGTTTTAAGAGGGAAATTCTTTGGGTAACAGGCTGGGATTTGAGGGCAAGGGTGGCAGAGACTAAACTATTTGGCTCCAATACTTCTACTTGTATGGCTGAATCTTGCGCTGTTGCTTGGGCTGGTACTGGATTGGCGATCGCCTCAGATGTGTCTACTGGCACCCGGGTGAGGAGAGTTTTTGAAGTAATGGCGGGGGGCTGTTGCTGGATACTCCCTTGGGGGAATGCCGCTGCTAATTCAATTTGAGGTGCGCTCAAACTACCAATATTTGCGAGGAGTTCTGGAGCGATAACCACAGACTGGTCGGATTTTATGGGGCGAAAATCATTGAGATTTAGGGCGACAAGGTTTTTCTCTGTATCTTTCGCGTTATGGCTGACAGCCGGCTCGCCGATTTCTAAAAGATCTATTGGCTGCTGCGTAAATTCTGCGGCGGACACTGGCATAACAACAGTTGCCGGTGTTTCTTGGGCGATCGCCAAACCGCCTGATCCAAAAATAACAACGCTGCTAGTACTAATGGTAAGAAAATGACGGTAGGCAAGCATGTATTTCTGCAGGGGGTCAGGGAACTGGGGTGAAGCGATTTCACTAGGTAACAGATGCCGAGAAATGTTAAACAGAGAAACTAATGTCATAGTGTAGGCTAAAAACTCAAAACTTTAACTAGCATCAGAAAACACTACCAAGGAAATCTTAGTCAGAGTGTAACGAGATTTTTTAGGAATTAGGTTAAAGTTTTAGTCAAGTTTTGCGCAATTAGTGGGAAATAAATGCAAAGTTCGCGAAATCTTCTACTGTGCATAGCACCATGGCGATCGCCACGGATATCACCGATCTCCAATACTTTTTGACTTCTGCCAAAGCTTAAATTAGCCAAAATTATTTCACTTTAATGAGCTCCACCTCAAAAATGAGCAGAGCATTAGAGGGAATCACACCCGGGTAGCCATACTCTCCATAGCCTAATTCTGGGGCAATATAGAGTTCCCATTTTGAACCTTCTTCCATGAGCTGGAGCGCCTCAGTCCAGCCTTTAATAACGCCATTAACCGGAAATTCCGCCGGAGCGCCTCGCTTGTAGCTAGAGTCAAATTCGCTGCCGTCGAGTAAACGCCCAGCATAGTGAACGCAGACAACATCCGTAGCGGCGGGAGATGCGCCTGTGCCCTCAATAAGGACTTTGTATTGGAGGCCAGAATCCGTTGTAACGACACCTTCTTTCGTCTCATTTGTGGCTAGAAATTCGATGCTTTCCTGTAGGTTATCGGTCATGGTTGCTCTTAATAAAAAAAGTAAGTTGTGGCGGCGAAGTCTGATGTCTATAGTCGTAGTCGGCAAGATCGGCAGGGATTTAACATGTTTAAACGCCCACAGGATCAAGCTTTCAAGCTTATTAGATATCTTAACCTTGATGGCTTTGACTATCGGTTATGGGGACAGAAACTTTGCCAAGAGGTTATTCTACAGGACGAAAACTACCTAGGAGATTAAAGTTAAACTTGTTCGATAACGCATTAAGTAAAGGGAGAAGCTGAACAAAATACATTCTGCACCAGAGATAATTAACGTGAGTTTTGCTTAAGCATGCTCGGAAGTACGACGCGGTGAATGGGAGAGCGAGAGATCGGGAGATATTTCTAT
This window encodes:
- a CDS encoding glutamate-5-semialdehyde dehydrogenase; the protein is MTDTAPDAGSDPIIAALQRAYAASFELELSKGSERNRGIVAIADAIEAQIPAILEANTLDLEASREMAVSELILDWLKLTPERLTETVELLRQLVDLTDPLQRVSNAPYQLSAYQSYYQRMPLGVISLIHEAFPELGAIAAGLCLKTGNSLMIRGCGDGSNSNQLISQIMQIALADAGFPAGCVESVSSEQGCTVQKLVTQDRYLNLVIPYGRPSLIQQVVQQATAPVLRTTMGNCYMYLSPTGDHDLAHWIITDSHRYEPDAVNAVEKVLISPDQKPSSLIGLFKSLQDGGFRLKGDTELVKEFPEHLDPTRGTEWRSSYLDRVVAFRIVDDLSAAIALINRSSGGHADCIVTESYQESRQFATEIDSALVYVNSSPRFSRHPQGSDSVFLGMSNQKGNHRGLIGLESFTTVKQVVQGDGRI
- a CDS encoding N-acetylmuramoyl-L-alanine amidase — encoded protein: MLKSAAVGLFTSLSLATPVLAQNIRTSDRLHLSYPPTNHQTTAEQIFFIGSAPNNGTVTVNGQNINRSPLGHFAPSVPLQVGSNEFTLEFRNANGQTSQIRRTITRLANTPTVSNSLENLYPAVDIARQPGELICFQAQAPEAAQVSVRLANQSIPLQPQASISLPPNSAVLTLTNDALVTGFSGQHQGCHSFGQIGNLGKPTYTMTLNGATSTTTSVGTLEILDAQNPEAIAVTSFAGVARTGASTNFSRLTPLPQGTQASVTGKEGEWLRLDYGAWLKAAETTTLNTTVPPRSIIRSVRSQTFVDRTDVIFPLQTPVPVTVQQSDDTFTLILHNTTAQTDTIYLSQSPVIRRLDWYQPEPDLIRYDFRLKQGQQWGYELNYAGTNLVLSLRHPPQLSANSLAGSTIWLDPGHGGTEFGAAGSTGYPEKAINLVISNKIKQALEAKGAMVSMSRTEDVNVSLGDRQKMIREQKPTVALSIHYNALPDAGDAENTAGIGMFWYNAHAHDLAQFLHDELVQNLNRPSYGVFWNNLALTRPHEAPSVLLELGFMINPTEFEWITDPAAQDQLAGAIADAVENWLMIKTKR
- a CDS encoding TolC family protein, yielding MTLVSLFNISRHLLPSEIASPQFPDPLQKYMLAYRHFLTISTSSVVIFGSGGLAIAQETPATVVMPVSAAEFTQQPIDLLEIGEPAVSHNAKDTEKNLVALNLNDFRPIKSDQSVVIAPELLANIGSLSAPQIELAAAFPQGSIQQQPPAITSKTLLTRVPVDTSEAIANPVPAQATAQDSAIQVEVLEPNSLVSATLALKSQPVTQRISLLKPLPNEGSLMPANVMTKVAVLPERTTQPETFKHLGEFSPAIAPQKVMTAESKTVAVAQPQPETEVTFIAQGTEDTVPTLPREIAPAETVAAPEEPEQMAETPRRIPSVSEIPEEFRINEELQRLLSPIDDDLLIPPTEAGQVLASEILNLTLAETVERALAANQDLREAQLTYERAKFSLREAIAAEYPTLTSQTDLVRSETAGAELQAERIGNDESEASTSLNSRLELSYDIYTGGRRSGQIDAASTQLKITELDVERIAKETRLIATTTYYDLQSASAQTAIEESAVVEASRSLRDAEQLEEAGLGTKFDVLRAQVEVANAQQRLTRAYASQNTVRRQLAQLLNLPSNADPRAADEIDLAGRWELSLEESILLALQQREELRQQLLQREIDGYQKEIALANIRPQVSVFANYDLLEIYDDDLDTADGFSVGARVRWNLFDGGAANARADQEEVDQAIAENRFLNRSDQIRLAVETAYFNLEASERNIQTASVAVDLADESLRLARLRFRAGVGTQTDVISAQTELTTAQNNLEQAITDYNRSYAQLKREVSVGEEIEVIPAN
- a CDS encoding FKBP-type peptidyl-prolyl cis-trans isomerase → MTDNLQESIEFLATNETKEGVVTTDSGLQYKVLIEGTGASPAATDVVCVHYAGRLLDGSEFDSSYKRGAPAEFPVNGVIKGWTEALQLMEEGSKWELYIAPELGYGEYGYPGVIPSNALLIFEVELIKVK